The genomic region GAATTCTACCAATCCGGGCTGGCGACACAGGGTGGCGCTTTTGACCTCGACATAGCAGTCCGGCAGGCCCGGCTGGGTGAGCAGGAAGTCGATGCGACTGGCGGCGCCGTATTTGACCTCGGGGCGGATGGTTTCATAGGCGGCCAGCTCGGCGATTTCCCCGGCTTCGAGCGAGGCGCGCAGGGCGCGGTTGGGCACCGAGGTGTCAACGCCGGTGAAGTGGCCGTTTTCATGCTCGATCAGTCGCCAGCCGTAGTTCAGCTTTTTCTTGGGGTCGTCGTTGGGCTCTAGCCAGACCCGCATTCCCGGGTCAGCCAGCCCCATCATTGAGCCGGGATTGGCGCAATGGGCAGTGATTTCGCGGCCATCCGCCAGCAGGCAATCGGCCAGAAACCGTTTGTAGCGGCGGAGCAGGGTGGCGGGGATGAGGGGTGTTGCAAATTTCATGATGTCTGCCTATCGCACCGCCGCCGGTTGTCAAAGCATCAGTTGCGGCCAGCCATGACGCCGACCACATCCCTGCGCGCACAGTGGAAAAATGAACTGTCTGCTTGCCCTTGCGGCGGGTGGGCGTATCTTGCGGGCAAAACTGCCGAAGGAGTGAGACAATGCCAAACCCTACCGCTGCCATGCTGGTCATTGGTGATGAGATCCTCTCGGGGCGTACCCGCGACGCCAATATGTACTTTTTGGCGGGTGAGTTGACCAAACACGGTATTGATCTGGGTGAGGTCCGGATTGTCAGCGATGACAGCGCGGCGATCATTTCGGCGGTTCAGGCGCTGTCAGCCGGCTTTGACCATGTGTTTACCAGTGGCGGCATTGGCCCCACCCATGACGACATCACCGCCGACTGTATTTCACAGGCCTTTGGGGTGCAGATTGATGTACGGGATGACGCGCGGTCGCTGCTGGCTGCGCATTACAAGACCACAGGCAAGGAACTGAACGAGGCGCGGCTGCGCATGGCGCGCATTCCCGACGGGGCCTCGCTGATCGACAATCCGGTCTCGGTTGCGCCGGGGTTCACCCTTGGCAATGTGCATGTGATGGCGGGGGTGCCAATGGTGTTTCAGGCCATGGTGGCATCAGTGTTGCCGGGGCTGACCGGGGGGCAGCCGATGCTGTCGCAAACGCTGCGGGTGCATCGCGGCGAAGGCGACATCGCCCCGATGCTTGGCGCCCTGGCGGCGCGCTACGGTGATCTGTCCATCGGTTGTTACCCGTTTCAGCAGGACGGTGCATTTGGCGCCAATATTGTCATTCGTGGCACCGAGGGCATGCGCATCGACGCTGCCATGACACAATTGGCCAAGGAGCTGGACCTTTGAGCACCGATCCACGTTTTTACGCTGTGGCTGAGGCAACATGGCCCTGCGCCCGAAAGTTCACGCTGGGGCCAATCACTCTGCGCGAGGGGCGGGGCGGCGGCAGTCGGGTGTCCTCGGCAACGGTCAATGGCCCGGTGACTGACGGAGATATCGCCGCCGCCGAAGCGGCGATGCGCGACATGGGGCAGGTGCCGCTGTTCATGATCCGCGACGGCGAGGATGGGCTGGATGCCCAGTTGGCGGCGCGTGGATATCAGGTGAAAGATCCGGTCAATCTGTGGTCCTGCCCGGCCTCTTTGCTGACCGACATCGACATTCCCCCCGTCACCACCTTTTGCGTTTGGGAGCCATTGGCCATTCAGGTCGAAATCTGGGCCGCGGGTGGTATTGGCCCGCAGCGACTGGCCGTTATGGAGCAGGTAGAGGGGCCAAAGACTTCGATCCTCAGCCGCGG from Parasedimentitalea psychrophila harbors:
- a CDS encoding competence/damage-inducible protein A, whose translation is MPNPTAAMLVIGDEILSGRTRDANMYFLAGELTKHGIDLGEVRIVSDDSAAIISAVQALSAGFDHVFTSGGIGPTHDDITADCISQAFGVQIDVRDDARSLLAAHYKTTGKELNEARLRMARIPDGASLIDNPVSVAPGFTLGNVHVMAGVPMVFQAMVASVLPGLTGGQPMLSQTLRVHRGEGDIAPMLGALAARYGDLSIGCYPFQQDGAFGANIVIRGTEGMRIDAAMTQLAKELDL
- the sfsA gene encoding DNA/RNA nuclease SfsA, with protein sequence MKFATPLIPATLLRRYKRFLADCLLADGREITAHCANPGSMMGLADPGMRVWLEPNDDPKKKLNYGWRLIEHENGHFTGVDTSVPNRALRASLEAGEIAELAAYETIRPEVKYGAASRIDFLLTQPGLPDCYVEVKSATLCRQPGLVEFPDSVTKRGTKHLGELTNMVQQGHRAVMLYLVQRTDCQHFQLAADIDPTYAAAFAQAQTAGVERLIYTTNISPDEITLGPAIPAG
- a CDS encoding GNAT family N-acetyltransferase, giving the protein MSTDPRFYAVAEATWPCARKFTLGPITLREGRGGGSRVSSATVNGPVTDGDIAAAEAAMRDMGQVPLFMIRDGEDGLDAQLAARGYQVKDPVNLWSCPASLLTDIDIPPVTTFCVWEPLAIQVEIWAAGGIGPQRLAVMEQVEGPKTSILSRGNEQPAGTAFCAIHDGMAMVYALEILPHQRRQGMGLWMMRQAAFWARDNGAEELALMCTKRNTGANGLYASLGMTAVGQYHYRILSNGD